One genomic segment of Penaeus chinensis breed Huanghai No. 1 chromosome 24, ASM1920278v2, whole genome shotgun sequence includes these proteins:
- the LOC125038184 gene encoding GSK-3-binding protein-like codes for MPSKEELCFVSEAKATTTQDFLSRDIDDLVLEIKENLRLKARPAHLSGGKPRTRASPYSVPSRTESKCGCCEGRRCIRRGIAARRSSDDPYEALQELLKDGDLIKEAVRRLQLGLSPKQRVYYDSDDELRTPPYPFDHIEV; via the coding sequence ATGCCAAGCAAAGAAGAGCTGTGCTTTGTATCAGAAGCTAAGGCTACAACAACACAAGACTTTTTATCAAGAGACATTGACGATTTAGTGTTAGAAATTAAAGAAAACCTCAGATTAAAGGCCCGACCGGCACACTTAAGTGGCGGCAAGCCAAGGACCCGAGCGTCACCATACAGTGTACCATCCCGGACGGAAAGCAAATGTGGTTGTTGTGAAGGCCGACGTTGTATACGGCGAGGGATCGCTGCAAGAAGAAGTTCAGACGATCCTTATGAAGCGCTACAAGAACTTTTGAAGGATGGCGATCTCATCAAGGAGGCAGTGAGGCGACTTCAACTTGGACTTTCGCCTAAACAACGGGTGTATTATGACTCAGATGATGAACTGAGAACCCCACCATACCCTTTTGATCATATAGAAGTGTAA